DNA sequence from the Rubripirellula tenax genome:
AAGACTTTCGCGGCATGATCAATCCCGAGACCGGCATTCGCAGCATCACGACGATTCAATTGAAGTTGGTCGAGGGCGCGGACTTGAACGCGGTCCGCGACGCTCTGCGTCGTCGATACCCACCGCAACTGTTTGCGTATGACATTCAAACTTGGCGCGATATGCAAGGCCCGCTCTTGGCGGCCGTGCGTTTGGAAACAACGATCCTGAACATTTTGCTGTTCTTGATCATCGCCGTCGCTGGTTTCGGCATCCTGGCAACGTTCTTCATGATCGTGGTCGAGAAGACACGCGACATCGGCACGCTGAAGGCGCTGGGTGCATCCGGTGGCGGTGTGATGAGCATCTTCCTGAGCTACGGATTGCTGTTGGGATTCGTCGGCAGCGGAACCGGACTGCTCGGTGGACTGGTGTTCGTTCGCAACATCAATTGGGTTGCGGGCTTGATCGAGAAAATCACAGGCCAAGAAGTCTTTGATCCGACGGTTTATTACTTCACCGAGATTCCCACCATCATCCATCCGTTCACATTGGTGTGGGTGATGCTTGGCGCCGTTGGCATCGCGGCGATGGCGAGTGTACTACCGGCACTACGCGCGGCCCGCATGCATCCGGTGCGTGCTTTACGATTCGAGTAGGCGGCAACGCCGTTTCGTGACCTGATCCCAAACGCCTACCAGCGAAAACTTTCATGAACCAGTCATCCGTCCTGTCCGCCCGCAGTATTTACAAGAGTTACCATAAAGACAAGATCGAAGTCCCCGTGCTTCGCGGCGTCGACGTCGACTTTGATCCCGGCGTGGTGACCGCATTGGTGGGACGAAGCGGCAGCGGTAAAAGCACGCTGATGCACTTACTGGCTACGCTGGATCGTCCCGATAAGGGCGAAGTCTATTTTCGTGGTCAGCGGATCGATGACGCCCCGCGAGCCCGTCGCGATGCTTTTCGCAACCAAGACATCGGAATCATTTTTCAGTTCTATCACCTGTTGCCCGAGTTATCGGCGCTGGAAAACGTGCTGGCGCCGACCATGATCAGCTGCAGTGTGTGGAACTACTTCACGCACCGCAAAGAAGTCCGCCTGCGAGCCGAAGCGATGCTCGATCGCGTCGGACTGCTGCACCGGGCGAAGCACAAGCCGTCGGAAATGAGCGGTGGTGAAATGCAACGAACGGCGATCGCCCGCGCATTGATGACAGACCCGTCGCTGCTGTTGGCTGACGAACCGACAGGCAACTTGGACACGGAAACCGGGCGAGACATTCTGAAACTGTTGTCACAGTTGAACCAGGACGATGGTTTGACGATCGTCATGATCACTCACGACGACTCGATCGCAGCCGGTGCCGACATATGCCACCGGATGAAGGACGGCATGCTGGAATCGGCTGGCGAATTCGCGAACAGCTCAGAGCCAATCCGAACGTCGTCGCCGGCACTTTCCGCGGCCTAGACACTCAACCGCGGGCTGCTGAACCAACAGCGGACGCATCGGAAATTCATGCGAACCTTCGACTGCATCGATTTGTCTCGATCAGTCATGGGCAAACGAACCAAATCATCGCAGGCACCCCAGCCATCCGACAAATTGCTCGGGCATCTTGCCAGTCTCGGCATCCCGTCGATCGACGAATACCGAAGCTGGTGCGCCGAGAACGGCTTTGGTTTGGGACTGAACAAACCCAAGCAGATGCTCGCCCGCGAACGCAATTATCGACGCGATGCGGCGATTCGTGAACGCTCGCTGCGCGTGAAGCGGCCGTCGAACAAGGAAACGATGTTCGCCATCGCGTTGGGACGAATCAAGCCGAGCGAGGTTGCCGGAATCGCCTATCGCGGAATGGACGAAGTCGTGCGAACCTTTGGCGGCGGTAAGGGGCTGACGGTACTGATCGAGCACCTATTTGCCGTTCGTTCGAAGATCGTTGGTGAATCCGAACAGGCGACCCGCTTGGTCGACGGCGGTGCCACGCTGATCGAAACGTTGGTGATGGTGGCTGCATCGCAATCGGACTGGCTGCGACCACTCGCCGATTGGCGGCCACGGACCCACAACGCAAAGCGGCAAATGCAGTCGCTGTTGCGACACCTGTTTGATCGTTTCGGCGAAGTGCCGTTGTTCATGGATCATGCCTGGGCGATCACGCGAGACGCTTCGGGCAAGCCGCTGGCGGAGGGAATACGATACCGCCGATGCTATGTCGATATGGGACGCGGCCGAAGTCGACGTAAGCTCGATTTTCCCATAGCCTTGACGAACTCGATGGCATCATATTTTCGCCAGGCACCGTCCACGCTTTCGATTCCTCAGGCGCTGCGTTGGTCACAAGTGATGGGTATCAGCAGCAATTCGGCGTTGGCAGCCGAAGTGATGGTTTCCCGATTGGGTGACGGGTTCGAGCACGAAGAATTTTGGCTCACGGTGCTGCACTGGTTGTCTAGCCAGCCGATGCTGGATCCCGTTCACGTTGGCCCGATCATCGACTACGTCCACAACCGACGCTTCGTTCCGGTGCATACGTTTGATGATCGCAATGGCATGCTAAGCATGACGCTGGCCGAACCCAACCTGACCATGAAAGGTCGCACGGCGACATCGATGCTGCGCCAAGTGGATGCTTGGCACCGATCGCTGGCCAACAGCAATCGATACCAAATCGCGAGCTGGAAATCGTCAGCGATCGGCGGTTTTGAAATGACCGAAGGATCGATAGCGGGCGAGAACTTGAAGATTTGGACGATCCGCGAACTTCTGAGCTCGAAATCACTCACGATCGAAGGACGTAAACTGGGGCATTGTGTCGCGACGTACGCGCGAAGCTGTTCCAACGGCGCGACATCGATCTGGACGATGGAAGTCGAGACGTTCACCGGCATCGAAAAGCGGGTGACGATCGAAGTCCGACCGGCGACTCGACAGGTTGTCCAAGTGCGCGGTCGACACAACCGCCGAATGACGGAACAAGAAGGCGGCATCATCCGCCGATGGTGCGTCCAAGCCGGGCTGACGATCAGCAAGTATGCGGGGTGAGAACTCGCAGTGTCAGGCTGAAAAGCCTGACGTACTTTTAGCGACGGCGGGTGACTTTGCGGTGCATCGGGTTGAGCACTTTTCGCAATGGCTTTTCTTCGACCTTTTGCACGACTTCGACGGGCACTTCGACCGTTTCAAAACCGTCCATCGAATCCCGTTTGAGTTCTTTGTTGATACGCTGCTCGATACTGGTCAACACATCGCCTTCGCCCGGGACCACGAACGTGTACGCCACTCCGTCGCGGCCCATGCGTCCGGTTCGACCGACACGGTGAACGTAGTCGTCACAATCTTGGGGCACGTCATAGTTGATGATGTGCGAGATCGTGCTGATGTCGATTCCCCGGCCGACCACATCGGTCGCGACCAGGACCTTCAGCTTGCGATCACGAAGGCTCTGTAGCACGCGGTCACGTTCGCGTTGTTGCATGTCCCCGTGCATGGATCCGCAATTGTCAAACGAGCGAGCCAGTTGTCGGTACAAACGGTCTGTGCCTCGTTTGGTACGACAGAACACGATCGCCTGCTCGGGATTTTCACGCTGGAGCAATCGTTCCAGCAGTTCGCCCTTCTTGTTTTGGGCAACGGTGAAGTAACGCTGCTCAATCGTTTCGACGGACATTTCGTCTTTACAGCAATCGATCACTTCTGGATCGACCATGTACGATTCGGCAAGACGGCGAACGGTCGGTGGCAAAGTTGCCGACAACAACAGCGTTTGCCGGTCTCGCGGACATTTCCGCAGGATCCGTTCGATTTGAGGCCGAAAGCCGATGTCCAGCATCCGGTCGGCCTCGTCCAAGACGACACACCAAACCTTGTCGGTCCGCAGCGATTTTCGTTGCAAGTGATCGTGCAGTCGGCCCGGCGTTCCCACGACGATTTGAACGCCGTTTTCGAGCTGGCGAAGTTGGCCCGTAATATTTTTCCCTCCGGCTAACACCGCGATCTCAGTGGGTTCGCCCCAAGCCAATCGTTGGGCTTCACGGCCCACTTGGTCGGCAAGCTCACGCGTGGGCACGACAATGATCGCTTGCGGGTCGCGGCATTCTTCCAGCGGATCGAGTTGTTCCAAGATCGGAATCGCGAAAGCGGCCGTTTTTCCCGTTCCGGTTCGAGCTTGGCCAATGACGTCGAGGCCATCGAGCGCTAACGGAATCAGAGCAGTTTGGATGGGGGAAGGGGTTTCAAAACCCGCTTTTTCCAACGCCCGACGCATCACGGGCGAGAGATCGAGGTCATCAAAGGAGGCGTCGGACGGAGATTTAGGTACGTTCATCCCGCAAGTGTAACGCGATTTAGGCGATCGGACTACGCGGGAATGCGGGAACGCCTAGGTTGCTCGGCCCGCCGCCGCCCGTTTGGCTGCATAGCGTTTGACGGCTTCATCCGCAACCACGCCGCCCAGAATCACGGCGCCGATGACGGCGTATTCAATGTTGGTGGGAATCCAATCGACCAGGGTGATCGTATTCTTCAGGACCTGCATCACCGCCGCGCCAATCACCACACCGATGATCGTTCCCTCGCCGCCGCGAAGCGAACAGCCACCCAGAACCGCGCCGGCGATCGCATAGAGTTCGTAAAAGTTCCCAAAGTCGACTGGCTGAGCGCTGCCCACGTCGAGCACAAACAACATCCCCCCCAAACCGCTAAGCCCCGCACAAATCACGTAGGCTAACACCGTGATGCGATCGGTATTGATGCCGCTTAGCCGCGTCGCCGTTTCGTTGCGTCCCAGCGCCAGCATGTAGCGACCGTAGACCGTGAAGTTCAAAAGCAGAATCGCCAGCACCGCGATCACCAACAAAATCACGCACGGCATCGGGATGCCAAAATCGGTCCCCGGCAAGCTGATTTGACCCTGCGACAACCATCGCAGGGATTGATAGTCGCCTTTGAATCCTTGGGTTTGATCCTGGACGATCCCACGGGTCAGTCCGCGATAGAACAGCAAGCCGCACAAAGTCACCACAAACGGCTGCAGCTTTAGCTTGGTGATCAGCGTGCCATGCAGTATCCCAATGCCAATCGATAGCGCCGCCACGATCGCCAATGTCACGGGAACCGAAAATCCTTGGTCGACCAACATCCACGGCAACAGGCAACCGACCAAACAGACCATCGACCCGATTGAAAGGTCGATTCCCGCGGTGATGATGACGAACGCCGCACCGATCGACAAAATACCGAACAGAGCGCTGCGTCGGAGCAGATTCTCGATGTTGTACTGGGTCAAAAACCGATCGCTCATCAGCGCCGTCATCACACAGATGAAGATCAGAAGCCCGAGGATGCCGAGTATTTTTTTCATGAGTTGCTGCCAGTCGCCAATTGCATGATCGTTTCTTCGTCGAATCGGTCGCGAGTCAGTTCGCCGGTGATGCGGCCTTCGTGCATCACCAACATGCGGTCGGACATCGACATCACTTCTTCCATTTCACTGCTGACGAACAGGATCGCCACACCACGCTGAGCCAACTCTTCCATTAACCGATAAATTTCTTGCTTGGCGCCGATGTCGACACCGCGAGTCGGTTCGTCCATCAATAGCACTTTCGGATTCATCGACAACCATTTGCCGATCACGACCTTCTGTTGATTCCCGCCCGACAGAAACTGAACCGCCAATCGATCGTTGGCCGCTTTGATGTTCATTTCCGCAATCATCTTGTCCGAATCAACGCGTTCTTGATGCCGGTTCATCCATCCGCCGAAACCTTGGTGGCGTGCCAGTCCCGGTAAACCGACGTTGGTTCGGATGCCTGATTCCAAAATCAAGCCTTCCGTCTTTCGATCCTCGGGCACCAGCGCCATCCCCGCATCGATCGCACCGCGACAATTCATCGGCGCAACCGTCACTCCATCCACCGAAACCGTACCCGCGACCGGGCGGTCCACACCAAAGATCGCACGCAGCGTTTCCGTTCGTCCGGCACCGACCAGGCCCGCCAAACCGACCATCTCGCCGGCGCGAATTTCGAAGCTTGACGAATGCTTGGGCCACATGAGTGTTCGCAAACCGTTGACGCGAAGCACGGGGGTCCCGATCGGGTGCTCGGTTCGAGCATAGAACTGAGAAATATCACGACCGACCATCCGCGATACCATCGCATCATGATTGATTTCGTCGCGTTGGAGTCCGCCGGCGTTTTGGCCGTCACGAAGCACGCTGACTCGATCCGCCAGACGCTGAATCTCTCGCAAGCGGTGCGAAATGTAGATGACCGTCACGCCGCGACCGCGCAGATTTTCGATGACTTTGAAGAGAGCCTCGGCTTCGTGCTGGGACAGACTGCTGGTCGGTTCGTCCATGATCAACACGCCAGCGTCGACGGACAACGCTTTGGCGATCTCGACCAATTGTTGCAACCCGATCGTCAGATCGCGGACCAAGGTGCGCGGCTCGATCTCTAGCCCCACCATCGACAAGAATTTGCGAGACTCGTTCTCGATCCGTCGAAAATCGATCAGTCCGAAGCGAGTCGGTTCGCGGCCGAGGAAGATATTGGCGCCGACGTCCAGATTGTCGGCCAGGTTCAATTCTTGGTGGATCAGCGCGATGCCCTGGTCCAACGCCGTTTCGACCGAATCGATGACGACCGGTTGTCCGTCGACCAAAACCTGGCCCTCGTCGGGTGGTTGCACACCGGCCAAAATTTTCATCATCGTGCTTTTGCCAGCACCGTTTTCGCCGATGACCGCGTGAACTTCACCCGGACGAAAATCGAGCGACACATCCGCCAGCGCCGTCACTCCGGCGAAACGCTTGGTGATGTTTCGGACTTCGAGCCGCGTTTCCGATGGACCGGTCACCGGGATCACTCTTCACCCAGGTTCTTTTTCAACTCGGCCCAATACTCGTCCACGTTGTCACGTCGAATTTGACGTGCGGGAATGTTCAAGAATCCGTTCTCGGGAATTTCCAACTCGGCCAACGACTTGCCTTGGGTCAGTCCCGCCAGCACCCGGACCGATTGACGACCGTACTCGAAGGGATTTTGCACAATGGTTCCGTGCACGTGGCCGTCGACGATCCCTTTCAGAGTTTCGTCGGCCTCGTCGAAGGCGATGACCTTGATCTTTCCCAATTTGCCGGCTTGTCCAAGCGCTTCCAACATCAGCGGCGGGTTATAGGCAAACAGTCCCACCATGCAGACCAGATCGCTGTGCCGAGACATCGCATCTTCGGCGTTCGCTTTGCCTTGGGCGCGGTCGAATTGGTCGGTGAACGTGCCGACCAGGTGCCATTTGCCTTCTTTAATTTCGGCGTCCGGAGGATCAAAACGCGACGAGTCCTCGCTGCGTCCCAGAATTTCGTCGATCACGCCTTGGCGACGACGACGCGCGTTGTCTTGTTCAAGCCGACCAACAAAGATTGCTACCTTGCCGCCGTCGGGCAACGCTTCGGCAATCAGTTGTCCACACATGCGACCTGCCAAATAGTTGTCCATCCCGATGTAACATTCGCGATTGGATGCGGGCGCATCGCTGTCGTGGGTGATGACGTGTGAGTACTTCGCCGCTTCGTTGATCAGTTCGGTTTGGTTGTCCGGATCGATGGGACTGATCGCGATCCCATCGGTGCCCTTGGTGATCAAATCTTCGATCATTCGCTTTTGGTCACCAATGCCTTCGGCCGGCATCAACACATCCACATCGGCGCCGAACTCTTCACCGGCTTGGCGGACACCCGATTCGGCAATGACCCAGAAAGACGCGACACCATTGGTGACGTATGCCACCGACGGACGATCCGCCGTCACGCCCGCGGTTCCCGGCTTCGAATCCGTTGACGAAGAGCTACAACCGGCAAAGCCGAACAAGGTCGCGGAGAATGCGATTGCGCAAACGGCCAGGAATCGTTTCATGGTCTGCTTTGATGAGAGTAGCGGTTAGTCCGATGGAACAGAGTTTAGGTGGGGCCGCAGCGCGTCGCAAGCATCAGGACCCAGCCAATCGCCGTCGCTCACCATGCCGTCGCACTCACACCGTTACTGCCCGCACGACCCATGCATCGCCTATTTGCGACGCGATTCGCGACGATCGCGGTTGAACGTGACCGGAAAGGCTTTGGGCTTGGATGCCGATGGACGATGAGATCGATAACGACGACTTTCGTCCCAGTATGCATCGCAGGAGAGTTTGAATTGGCCACATCGCAACCATCCACCGGACGCCTCGGCTTGGCTCGCTCGCATCGTCGCCCCGGCATGGAGCAGATGCTCGCACAATCTGCGTCGCCCAATGAAACCGATGCGGCGGCTCGCGTGATCAGCGAAACCGCTCACGACTTGCTTGCGCCACTAACATCGGTGCGTGAAGCGATCCGGTTGGTTCGCGATGGCGACCTCGGCTCGATCGCCCCAGGCCAACAAGACTGCTTGTCCGCCGCGATCGACCAATGCAACTGCATCGATCAAATGATTGGAGAGATGGTGCAATTAGAACGCCTGAGAACCGGTACGCCCCGAGCCAACCGGAGTTGGGTCGGCATCAGCCAAATTCGTCGACTTGTCGATGAATCGATCCGACCTTGGGCAGAACCTCGCAACATCGATGTGCTTTGGGATTTAGCCGATGAAGAAGCCTCGGTTGTCTTTGCCGACCAATCGATGATCCGACGATTGATCGTCAACCTGGTCACCAATGCCATTCGGGCCAGCCGCGAAGGCACTTGCATTTTGATTCGTTTGATGCGAGCGAAAAGCGACGAGACGATTTGCTGGACCGTGATCGATCAAGGTGTCGGAATCAGCGAAAGAGACATCAACCTGATCGCTGATCGGCAAGTCTCCTTCGCCGGAGGCGAGGGCTTGGGACTCTCGATTTGTCGGCAACTGGCTGCTGTCCATTTTTCCCCCCTACAAATTCGATCGCGTTTGGGCGTCGGCACCGAAGTCAGTTTCTTAACGCCAGCGTCGGGCCCTCGATCCGTCGCATCGGCGTGGTCACGCTTTCGTGTCGCCGCGCGCATCGCCCAACAGGGTCCGTTGCAAAAACCCGTCCAACGCACGGGCGTTCGCGCCGTTCGATCGGCGGCTGAAATACAACCGGTCGGCGGCGAGAATCGCGTCCGACTGGATCCACCGTCGGTGGCGATCGAGATCTCACACGAAACGACCAAGCCACGTTGCGAAGACCGCTTGGCGGCCGGAGTGGTGACGTTGGGCGCAACGGTGTCTCGCGAGGCGGCCGACGCATTTGACCAATTGTTGCAGTCACATTTGCAAATGTACGAATTGGTGTACCGTACCGACACGCGGCGATGGGTGTGGGTTTTGGA
Encoded proteins:
- a CDS encoding ABC transporter ATP-binding protein produces the protein MNQSSVLSARSIYKSYHKDKIEVPVLRGVDVDFDPGVVTALVGRSGSGKSTLMHLLATLDRPDKGEVYFRGQRIDDAPRARRDAFRNQDIGIIFQFYHLLPELSALENVLAPTMISCSVWNYFTHRKEVRLRAEAMLDRVGLLHRAKHKPSEMSGGEMQRTAIARALMTDPSLLLADEPTGNLDTETGRDILKLLSQLNQDDGLTIVMITHDDSIAAGADICHRMKDGMLESAGEFANSSEPIRTSSPALSAA
- a CDS encoding PcfJ domain-containing protein, with protein sequence MRTFDCIDLSRSVMGKRTKSSQAPQPSDKLLGHLASLGIPSIDEYRSWCAENGFGLGLNKPKQMLARERNYRRDAAIRERSLRVKRPSNKETMFAIALGRIKPSEVAGIAYRGMDEVVRTFGGGKGLTVLIEHLFAVRSKIVGESEQATRLVDGGATLIETLVMVAASQSDWLRPLADWRPRTHNAKRQMQSLLRHLFDRFGEVPLFMDHAWAITRDASGKPLAEGIRYRRCYVDMGRGRSRRKLDFPIALTNSMASYFRQAPSTLSIPQALRWSQVMGISSNSALAAEVMVSRLGDGFEHEEFWLTVLHWLSSQPMLDPVHVGPIIDYVHNRRFVPVHTFDDRNGMLSMTLAEPNLTMKGRTATSMLRQVDAWHRSLANSNRYQIASWKSSAIGGFEMTEGSIAGENLKIWTIRELLSSKSLTIEGRKLGHCVATYARSCSNGATSIWTMEVETFTGIEKRVTIEVRPATRQVVQVRGRHNRRMTEQEGGIIRRWCVQAGLTISKYAG
- a CDS encoding DEAD/DEAH box helicase produces the protein MNVPKSPSDASFDDLDLSPVMRRALEKAGFETPSPIQTALIPLALDGLDVIGQARTGTGKTAAFAIPILEQLDPLEECRDPQAIIVVPTRELADQVGREAQRLAWGEPTEIAVLAGGKNITGQLRQLENGVQIVVGTPGRLHDHLQRKSLRTDKVWCVVLDEADRMLDIGFRPQIERILRKCPRDRQTLLLSATLPPTVRRLAESYMVDPEVIDCCKDEMSVETIEQRYFTVAQNKKGELLERLLQRENPEQAIVFCRTKRGTDRLYRQLARSFDNCGSMHGDMQQRERDRVLQSLRDRKLKVLVATDVVGRGIDISTISHIINYDVPQDCDDYVHRVGRTGRMGRDGVAYTFVVPGEGDVLTSIEQRINKELKRDSMDGFETVEVPVEVVQKVEEKPLRKVLNPMHRKVTRRR
- a CDS encoding ABC transporter permease is translated as MKKILGILGLLIFICVMTALMSDRFLTQYNIENLLRRSALFGILSIGAAFVIITAGIDLSIGSMVCLVGCLLPWMLVDQGFSVPVTLAIVAALSIGIGILHGTLITKLKLQPFVVTLCGLLFYRGLTRGIVQDQTQGFKGDYQSLRWLSQGQISLPGTDFGIPMPCVILLVIAVLAILLLNFTVYGRYMLALGRNETATRLSGINTDRITVLAYVICAGLSGLGGMLFVLDVGSAQPVDFGNFYELYAIAGAVLGGCSLRGGEGTIIGVVIGAAVMQVLKNTITLVDWIPTNIEYAVIGAVILGGVVADEAVKRYAAKRAAAGRAT
- a CDS encoding sugar ABC transporter ATP-binding protein, whose translation is MTGPSETRLEVRNITKRFAGVTALADVSLDFRPGEVHAVIGENGAGKSTMMKILAGVQPPDEGQVLVDGQPVVIDSVETALDQGIALIHQELNLADNLDVGANIFLGREPTRFGLIDFRRIENESRKFLSMVGLEIEPRTLVRDLTIGLQQLVEIAKALSVDAGVLIMDEPTSSLSQHEAEALFKVIENLRGRGVTVIYISHRLREIQRLADRVSVLRDGQNAGGLQRDEINHDAMVSRMVGRDISQFYARTEHPIGTPVLRVNGLRTLMWPKHSSSFEIRAGEMVGLAGLVGAGRTETLRAIFGVDRPVAGTVSVDGVTVAPMNCRGAIDAGMALVPEDRKTEGLILESGIRTNVGLPGLARHQGFGGWMNRHQERVDSDKMIAEMNIKAANDRLAVQFLSGGNQQKVVIGKWLSMNPKVLLMDEPTRGVDIGAKQEIYRLMEELAQRGVAILFVSSEMEEVMSMSDRMLVMHEGRITGELTRDRFDEETIMQLATGSNS
- a CDS encoding sugar-binding protein, with the protein product MKRFLAVCAIAFSATLFGFAGCSSSSTDSKPGTAGVTADRPSVAYVTNGVASFWVIAESGVRQAGEEFGADVDVLMPAEGIGDQKRMIEDLITKGTDGIAISPIDPDNQTELINEAAKYSHVITHDSDAPASNRECYIGMDNYLAGRMCGQLIAEALPDGGKVAIFVGRLEQDNARRRRQGVIDEILGRSEDSSRFDPPDAEIKEGKWHLVGTFTDQFDRAQGKANAEDAMSRHSDLVCMVGLFAYNPPLMLEALGQAGKLGKIKVIAFDEADETLKGIVDGHVHGTIVQNPFEYGRQSVRVLAGLTQGKSLAELEIPENGFLNIPARQIRRDNVDEYWAELKKNLGEE
- a CDS encoding sensor histidine kinase; translation: MATSQPSTGRLGLARSHRRPGMEQMLAQSASPNETDAAARVISETAHDLLAPLTSVREAIRLVRDGDLGSIAPGQQDCLSAAIDQCNCIDQMIGEMVQLERLRTGTPRANRSWVGISQIRRLVDESIRPWAEPRNIDVLWDLADEEASVVFADQSMIRRLIVNLVTNAIRASREGTCILIRLMRAKSDETICWTVIDQGVGISERDINLIADRQVSFAGGEGLGLSICRQLAAVHFSPLQIRSRLGVGTEVSFLTPASGPRSVASAWSRFRVAARIAQQGPLQKPVQRTGVRAVRSAAEIQPVGGENRVRLDPPSVAIEISHETTKPRCEDRLAAGVVTLGATVSREAADAFDQLLQSHLQMYELVYRTDTRRWVWVLDCDAHGIDNRITSITSAASAEIGGVRMAWSAPQMIPIDERRTESRIADLMVRESLAASTSSRVSDQNEVRLGSSPIVHSESAAVRLDVELRRLGEQMRGQTHRIRAQARSLRPNA